In the Wyeomyia smithii strain HCP4-BCI-WySm-NY-G18 chromosome 2, ASM2978416v1, whole genome shotgun sequence genome, one interval contains:
- the LOC129726088 gene encoding PR domain zinc finger protein 15-like has protein sequence MNSCRLCLKNFLPSQKHLDIHTLKDKLQLVFSFEINTDEQFSEFVCPACVATVSLFYKYAYEVQQNQLKLRNAVQGEFMELRTSPAVLKHEQNFTMVSDIKVEPTNKTPVLQKPILEAETLSSSAEQRMELAFGSILTDFSRDLEGYEPLPNMQLAFKGDPYEKQKLYDIQDYLVQAYFSLNCELCSTQLVNQRDRRLHFSQNHPNEKHFVSCCNQRFLTRISIMRHMNRHLKRVIDRNVTVKQVKTCTQEPAEAMETLYAWPYLENKKEIHSTCSLLIKEYRDELIAGGFNLPIELTEEVIEQEQQLIHQMQDFLIAKHACLNCELCGIHIQTYLERQEHFRTNHPEQVFFVKCCGSKFCKRYEICLHLIRHKKGLPVQSTRGLRHVPAGTHGSEDALIEGYYKMDCELCDYTGNSYLGLRNHFSLVHKDEAFFITCCNRRFRSRTYILEHIASHKTPNGVRCEQCQQTFVSERSLKEHMIRKHVSEEEKLFRCDHCPEAFATKHLLVKHCYKHESTTCDICGLAMKRSTIRVHKINVHKMGEEIVCHVCAKVYYSKHMFNKHFRSSHLKIRKKYNNKPRKSRAKKKVPVVDKRQETATAVYTINADDLASLVVLRRYPQ, from the coding sequence ATCAATACTGATGAACAATTTTCTGAGTTTGTTTGCCCAGCATGTGTCGCGACGGTTTCCCTGTTCTACAAATATGCCTACGAAGTACAACAGAATCAGCTTAAGCTTCGTAATGCAGTTCAGGGTGAGTTTATGGAGCTGAGAACATCTCCAGCCGTTCTAAAACACGAGCAAAACTTCACCATGGTGTCAGATATAAAAGTAGAGCCCACAAACAAAACACCAGTGCTTCAGAAACCGATTCTCGAAGCGGAAACATTATCATCGTCTGCGGAACAGCGAATGGAACTTGCCTTTGGCTCAATATTAACAGATTTCAGCCGTGATTTGGAAGGATATGAGCCTTTACCAAACATGCAATTGGCATTCAAAGGTGATCCTTATGAAAAGCAGAAGTTGTACGATATCCAGGATTATTTGGTGCAAGCTTATTTTAGTCTGAACTGCGAATTATGCAGCACCCAACTGGTCAACCAGAGAGACCGTCGGCTCCATTTTAGTCAGAATCATCCGAACGAAAAACATTTCGTATCCTGCTGCAATCAACGTTTTCTAACCAGGATTAGTATAATGCGTCATATGAATCGGCACTTGAAACGTGTAATTGATAGAAATGTAACCGTGAAGCAAGTCAAGACTTGCACGCAAGAACCGGCGGAAGCAATGGAAACTTTGTACGCTTGGCCTTATTTGGAAAACAAGAAGGAAATTCATTCTACCTGCAGTTTACTGATAAAAGAATACCGCGACGAGTTGATTGCTGGAGGTTTCAATCTCCCAATTGAACTGACAGAAGAAGTAATCGAGCAGGAGCAACAGCTAATACACCAGATGCAAGACTTTCTGATTGCAAAGCATGCCTGCTTGAACTGTGAATTGTGTGGAATTCATATTCAAACCTATCTGGAACGGCAAGAACATTTTCGTACTAATCATCCCGAACAAGTGTTTTTTGTTAAGTGCTGTGGCAGTAAATTTTGCAAACGCTATGAAATTTGTCTACACTTAATACGTCACAAAAAAGGATTACCCGTCCAATCAACTCGCGGACTTCGTCATGTCCCAGCAGGTACGCATGGAAGTGAAGATGCGCTTATAGAAGGTTACTATAAAATGGACTGTGAACTTTGCGATTACACTGGTAATTCTTATTTGGGATTAAGGAACCACTTTTCGCTTGTACATAAGGATGAAGCATTCTTCATAACATGTTGTAATAGGCGTTTTCGATCACGAACTTACATTTTAGAGCACATCGCGAGCCACAAAACACCCAACGGAGTGAGATGTGAACAATGTCAACAGACTTTTGTAAGCGAACGATCTCTTAAAGAGCATATGATTCGAAAACACGTCAGCGAAGAGGAAAAGCTGTTTCGATGTGATCATTGCCCGGAGGCGTTTGCAACCAAACACCTGCTAGTGAAACACTGCTATAAGCATGAATCGACAACATGTGACATATGCGGGCTGGCAATGAAACGCAGCACAATACGAGTGCACAAGATCAACGTCCATAAGATGGGAGAGGAAATTGTTTGTCATGTGTGCGCTAAGGTGTACTATTCTAAACACATGTTTAACAAACACTTCCGTAGTTCCCATCTGAAAATCCGTAAGAAGTATAATAATAAACCTAGGAAGTCACGTGCCAAGAAAAAAGTACCCGTCGTGGATAAGCGCCAAGAAACGGCAACCGCGGTCTACACAATCAATGCTGACGATTTAGCTTCTTTGGTAGTTCTGCGAAGATATCCACAATGA